A single genomic interval of Chitinophaga sp. 180180018-3 harbors:
- a CDS encoding cytochrome c peroxidase, producing the protein MSKLQWCLLASLALFLFACSKSEQIIAFIGFRSPAGFPEPAYKFANNQVTKEGFELGRKLFYEPRLSRNNTISCGFCHMQSSAFTHHGHDVSHGIDDRLGSRNSPPIMNLAWNPSFMWDGGVFDLDLQPVAPITNPVEMDESIDNVLKKLRNTSAYPELFRKAFGSPEITSARMMKALSQFMVMLVSDQSKYDSVMRGQNAAFTADEKQGYALFQQHCNSCHREPLFTDHSFRNNGIGVGPNNDVGRYAVTLREEDKYAFKVPSLRNLAYTAPYMHDGRFYSLKGVLTHYVSEITDMPTLDPLLKKNGKPGISLTDKEQDQLLAFLQTLNDRHFIDDKRFSEEAQ; encoded by the coding sequence ATGAGTAAGCTGCAATGGTGTCTGCTGGCAAGCCTGGCATTATTCCTGTTTGCCTGTAGTAAAAGTGAACAGATTATCGCTTTCATTGGATTCAGGTCGCCGGCCGGATTCCCGGAACCGGCCTACAAGTTTGCTAATAATCAGGTGACGAAGGAAGGGTTTGAGCTGGGAAGGAAGTTGTTTTATGAACCCCGGTTATCGCGCAATAATACGATCTCCTGCGGGTTCTGTCATATGCAATCTTCTGCGTTCACTCATCACGGGCATGATGTAAGTCATGGTATCGACGACCGGTTGGGGAGCCGCAACTCCCCACCGATCATGAACCTTGCCTGGAACCCTTCGTTCATGTGGGATGGCGGTGTGTTTGACCTGGATCTGCAACCAGTGGCGCCGATCACTAACCCCGTGGAAATGGATGAATCGATCGATAACGTTCTGAAGAAGCTGCGCAACACTTCCGCATATCCCGAATTGTTCCGGAAAGCCTTTGGTAGCCCGGAGATCACGAGTGCGAGGATGATGAAAGCATTGTCGCAGTTTATGGTGATGCTGGTCAGTGACCAGTCGAAATACGACAGCGTCATGCGCGGACAGAATGCTGCTTTTACGGCCGATGAAAAGCAAGGCTACGCCCTGTTTCAGCAGCACTGCAATAGTTGTCACCGTGAGCCATTGTTTACGGATCATTCTTTCCGCAACAATGGTATCGGCGTAGGGCCTAACAACGATGTAGGCCGCTATGCCGTTACACTCCGGGAGGAAGATAAATATGCATTCAAAGTGCCGAGTCTGCGTAACCTGGCCTATACGGCTCCTTATATGCACGATGGCCGCTTCTATTCATTGAAAGGCGTGCTCACGCATTATGTGTCTGAAATAACGGATATGCCTACACTGGATCCGCTGTTGAAGAAAAATGGTAAACCAGGCATTTCGCTGACCGACAAAGAGCAGGATCAGTTGCTGGCTTTCCTTCAAACGCTGAATGACCGCCATTTTATCGATGATAAAAGATTTTCAGAGGAAGCACAATAA